From a region of the Odocoileus virginianus isolate 20LAN1187 ecotype Illinois chromosome 1, Ovbor_1.2, whole genome shotgun sequence genome:
- the GARIN1B gene encoding Golgi-associated RAB2 interactor protein 1B isoform X1, with translation MSSVPHRKTWNKSKKTAKVTRSYPTFPSLNAWEEFRGLFSVDGEPNPGVGLGVEEGLLCQMVHSPEFNLFPESVVFESNFVQVRKGRNWRDIYKASNTMALGVTSSVPCLPLPNILLMASVKWHHGQNQTWNKPSTAPKINLKRILPLKFVELQVSDRLQRVLRLRTVTEKIYYLKLHPDHPETVFHFWIRLIQILQKGLSITTKDPRILVTHCLVPKSSCSPSGDSQLVQKKPQASQPSESLMQLMAKGESEALCQIFADLHQHNLFSSRSSKKTENKKDSSGKKTSPNEDSIPCTRDLSWRDSFTYGEWERENPSGPQSLSLLSTLAASTGPQLAPLIGNSI, from the exons ATGTCATCAGTTCCACATAGAAAGACTTGGAACAAATCGAAGAAGACAGCAAAAGTCACAAGATCCTATCCAACCTTCCCTTCCCTGAATGCCTGGGAAGAATTCAGGGGCCTCTTTTCTGTGGATGGGGAaccaaatcctggagtgggcCTGGGTGTGGAGGAGGGACTGCTCTGCCAGATGGTTCATTCTCCAGAATTCAACCTGTTTCCTGAATCAGTGGTGTTTGAAAGCAACTTTGTCCAG GTCAGAAAGGGCAGGAACTGGAGAGACATCTACAAAGCCTCCAACACCATGGCCCTGGGGGTGACCTCCTCCGTGCCCTGCCTGCCTCTTCCCAACATCCTCCTCATGGCCAGTGTCAAATGGCACCACGggcagaaccagacatggaacaaaccATCCACAGCCCCCAAGATCAACCTGAAGAG GATTCTCCCATTGAAGTTTGTGGAGCTCCAGGTCTCTGACCGCCTTCAACGTGTCTTGCGGTTGAGGACAGTCACAGAGAAGATATACTATCTAAAACTCCACCCTGACCATCCTGAGACTGTCTTCCACTTCTGGATCCGGCTCATTCAAATTCTGCAGAAgggcctgtccatcaccaccaaaGACCCCAGGATCCTTGTCACTCACTGCCTGGTACCCAAGAGTAGCTGCAGCCCCTCAGGAGACTCACAG TTAGTACAGAAGAAACCCCAAGCTTCCCAGCCCAGCGAGAGCCTCATGCAGCTGATGGCCAAAGGGGAGAGCGAGGCCCTGTGTCAGATCTTTGCGGACTTGCATCAGCACAACCTGTTCAG TTCCAGGAGCAGCAAAAAGACAGAGAACAAAAAGGACAGCTCAG GGAAAAAAACTTCTCCGAATGAAGACTCCATCCCTTGCACCCGTGACCTCAGTTGGAGGGATTCGTTCACCTATGGAGAGTGGGAAAGAGAGAACCCCTCTGGGCCGCAGTCCCTCTCACTCCTCAGCACTCTGGCAGCCTCCACTGGGCCCCAGCTGGCCCCACTCATAG GAAATTCTATTTGA
- the GARIN1B gene encoding Golgi-associated RAB2 interactor protein 1B isoform X2 — translation MSSVPHRKTWNKSKKTAKVTRSYPTFPSLNAWEEFRGLFSVDGEPNPGVGLGVEEGLLCQMVHSPEFNLFPESVVFESNFVQVRKGRNWRDIYKASNTMALGVTSSVPCLPLPNILLMASVKWHHGQNQTWNKPSTAPKINLKRILPLKFVELQVSDRLQRVLRLRTVTEKIYYLKLHPDHPETVFHFWIRLIQILQKGLSITTKDPRILVTHCLVPKSSCSPSGDSQLVQKKPQASQPSESLMQLMAKGESEALCQIFADLHQHNLFRSSKKTENKKDSSGKKTSPNEDSIPCTRDLSWRDSFTYGEWERENPSGPQSLSLLSTLAASTGPQLAPLIGNSI, via the exons ATGTCATCAGTTCCACATAGAAAGACTTGGAACAAATCGAAGAAGACAGCAAAAGTCACAAGATCCTATCCAACCTTCCCTTCCCTGAATGCCTGGGAAGAATTCAGGGGCCTCTTTTCTGTGGATGGGGAaccaaatcctggagtgggcCTGGGTGTGGAGGAGGGACTGCTCTGCCAGATGGTTCATTCTCCAGAATTCAACCTGTTTCCTGAATCAGTGGTGTTTGAAAGCAACTTTGTCCAG GTCAGAAAGGGCAGGAACTGGAGAGACATCTACAAAGCCTCCAACACCATGGCCCTGGGGGTGACCTCCTCCGTGCCCTGCCTGCCTCTTCCCAACATCCTCCTCATGGCCAGTGTCAAATGGCACCACGggcagaaccagacatggaacaaaccATCCACAGCCCCCAAGATCAACCTGAAGAG GATTCTCCCATTGAAGTTTGTGGAGCTCCAGGTCTCTGACCGCCTTCAACGTGTCTTGCGGTTGAGGACAGTCACAGAGAAGATATACTATCTAAAACTCCACCCTGACCATCCTGAGACTGTCTTCCACTTCTGGATCCGGCTCATTCAAATTCTGCAGAAgggcctgtccatcaccaccaaaGACCCCAGGATCCTTGTCACTCACTGCCTGGTACCCAAGAGTAGCTGCAGCCCCTCAGGAGACTCACAG TTAGTACAGAAGAAACCCCAAGCTTCCCAGCCCAGCGAGAGCCTCATGCAGCTGATGGCCAAAGGGGAGAGCGAGGCCCTGTGTCAGATCTTTGCGGACTTGCATCAGCACAACCTGTTCAG GAGCAGCAAAAAGACAGAGAACAAAAAGGACAGCTCAG GGAAAAAAACTTCTCCGAATGAAGACTCCATCCCTTGCACCCGTGACCTCAGTTGGAGGGATTCGTTCACCTATGGAGAGTGGGAAAGAGAGAACCCCTCTGGGCCGCAGTCCCTCTCACTCCTCAGCACTCTGGCAGCCTCCACTGGGCCCCAGCTGGCCCCACTCATAG GAAATTCTATTTGA
- the GARIN1B gene encoding Golgi-associated RAB2 interactor protein 1B isoform X3: MSSVPHRKTWNKSKKTAKVTRSYPTFPSLNAWEEFRGLFSVDGEPNPGVGLGVEEGLLCQMVHSPEFNLFPESVVFESNFVQVRKGRNWRDIYKASNTMALGVTSSVPCLPLPNILLMASVKWHHGQNQTWNKPSTAPKINLKRILPLKFVELQVSDRLQRVLRLRTVTEKIYYLKLHPDHPETVFHFWIRLIQILQKGLSITTKDPRILVTHCLVPKSSCSPSGDSQLVQKKPQASQPSESLMQLMAKGESEALCQIFADLHQHNLFRSSWLLL, encoded by the exons ATGTCATCAGTTCCACATAGAAAGACTTGGAACAAATCGAAGAAGACAGCAAAAGTCACAAGATCCTATCCAACCTTCCCTTCCCTGAATGCCTGGGAAGAATTCAGGGGCCTCTTTTCTGTGGATGGGGAaccaaatcctggagtgggcCTGGGTGTGGAGGAGGGACTGCTCTGCCAGATGGTTCATTCTCCAGAATTCAACCTGTTTCCTGAATCAGTGGTGTTTGAAAGCAACTTTGTCCAG GTCAGAAAGGGCAGGAACTGGAGAGACATCTACAAAGCCTCCAACACCATGGCCCTGGGGGTGACCTCCTCCGTGCCCTGCCTGCCTCTTCCCAACATCCTCCTCATGGCCAGTGTCAAATGGCACCACGggcagaaccagacatggaacaaaccATCCACAGCCCCCAAGATCAACCTGAAGAG GATTCTCCCATTGAAGTTTGTGGAGCTCCAGGTCTCTGACCGCCTTCAACGTGTCTTGCGGTTGAGGACAGTCACAGAGAAGATATACTATCTAAAACTCCACCCTGACCATCCTGAGACTGTCTTCCACTTCTGGATCCGGCTCATTCAAATTCTGCAGAAgggcctgtccatcaccaccaaaGACCCCAGGATCCTTGTCACTCACTGCCTGGTACCCAAGAGTAGCTGCAGCCCCTCAGGAGACTCACAG TTAGTACAGAAGAAACCCCAAGCTTCCCAGCCCAGCGAGAGCCTCATGCAGCTGATGGCCAAAGGGGAGAGCGAGGCCCTGTGTCAGATCTTTGCGGACTTGCATCAGCACAACCTGTTCAG gtcaagCTGGCTGCTGCTGTGA